A window from Bacteroidales bacterium encodes these proteins:
- a CDS encoding AtpZ/AtpI family protein codes for MMVIILLGLYGGMKLDEWVSGINFPLFTLLGVILGVVLGIYYAIKDFIKFK; via the coding sequence ATGATGGTTATCATTTTATTGGGATTATACGGGGGGATGAAACTGGATGAATGGGTTTCCGGAATCAACTTTCCGCTGTTTACCCTTCTTGGTGTAATCCTGGGGGTTGTTCTGGGTATATATTATGCCATTAAAGATTTTATTAAATTCAAATGA